caaacctCCAGGGCTCCCACTTGTGTGAATGCAAAGACTAGGGAAGTGGATCCCATGCCATGCAGCACAGTCTGGGTAGAAGGCCCTCCCaactgagaaaaacaaaacaaaatgaacaaaacaaaacaacagcaaataagaaaatggccccagggatcccaccgacATGGCTGTGCAGAGtgaggaagtggctcccaagccagaCTGTACaacccagctagaaggggctcccaaaccacgaaaagaaaaagaaaacaaacaaaacaaataaccaaAGCCCTGGGGATCCCAGCTGAGTGGtgtttcacagcctttcaagaagaagcaagcTGGCAtacggagccaggtgtttgagagaaaggagggggagttggtgagaggcagggagaaaaccaaaagaagccaaaaaaagtaacagcagcaacaaacaaatggcactgatGGAGCTGGCCATTGTGAGCAGGTGAATCCAAGATGCATGAGGCTAGGCCCGGTGCTTCCTGGCCAAGAGtctgtggctggtgggaagctGTGGGGacccagagagaggaagaagggcGGGGGTTGGCAAAGAGTATACAGCTGGTTactaggtgctctgtctcctgctaggagctccatgaagctacTTTTCTACACCCGTCTGCTgatctccgacaggagtccaagatggtgaatctgtacTGTGTTAGCTGACTGGGGGACCTCGGCATCTCTCCTCACTGTTTCCTGtcggtttcttattccatttggttgatttctttatatcttcctttgatgcttaaggttccaggattgatggtTATGTTTGTTTCACTTAgttttctgtgtctttgctgtGGCGTGATGGCTTGGcacttctgtctatagcaccattttgcccaaatttcttgacatagacaagtgagctcttccagctctgcatccatttgttgaaacatctgaattggtgttctgtcaattcctggagccttgatttttgccagtgccttcagtgcagcttggactgctttcttcagtatcatcagttcctgatcatatgctacctcctgaaactgttgaacgttgaccaattctttttggtatagtgactctgtgtattccttccacctgcttttgatgtttcctgagttgtttaatattttcaccatagaattcttcaatattgtaactcaagacttggattttttcttcagtactttcagcttaagaaatgccgagcatggcaccctttgaaatcttttgttcagctctttgactttatCATCtcctccttttgttttagctacttgacgtttaagagcaagtttcagtctcccctgacatccattttggtcttttctttctttcctgtctttgtaatgacttcttgctttcttcatgtatgatgtccttgatgtcattccacagctcctctggtcttcagttgttagtgttcaatatgtcaaatctgttcttgagatgatctctaaattcaggtggaatatactcaaggtcatactttggctgtcattgacttgttctaattttcttcagtttcaacttgaacttggataggagtaattgatggtctgttccttagTTGGTCctgggccttgttctgactgatgatattgagcttttctattatctctttccacagaggggtagttgatttgattcctgtgtattcaatctggctaggtccatgtatatagtcactgtttatgttggtgaaaaaaggtatttgcaatgaagaagtcactggtcttgaaaaattctatcatgagatctccagcatgatttctatcaccaagactactttttccaactaccgatccttctttttttccaggtTAGGCATTCCAATCAGTAgtcattatcagtgcatcctgattgcatgtttgatcaatttcagactgcagaatttggtaaaaatcttaatttcttcctctttggccttactggttggtgcataaatttgatttatagtcatattaactggtcttccttgtagtcgtatggatattatcctatcactgacagtgttgtacttcaggatagatcttgaaatgttctttttgatgatgaatgcaatgccattcctcttcaagttgtcattcctggcatagtagaccacataatTGCCCAATTCAATACTAAATTACTAGACCCTGTAAttaacaaatttatttatttaatatctgTCTGGACATTCATCACATTATTTATTGTACTTGATTAAGTGTGAGAAATCTATGGCACATAAATAGAAAAAGGAAGGGTACGAATATTCTAGGCCAGTACCCTGAAAACCAAATTATTGGTTGGAAATAGTGGTGAATGCCATGTGTGCCCATACCAACATGAAGGTTACTACAAATTAGGTTTGTTTCTTGGCTTGGAGGAGATAGTGACAACAAAGGCAGGGACCTTGATGTTGGATCTTAGGTGTCCCTGTGTTCCATTAGACCACTATACACCTTTTGGTATATATTAAGGCCAAAAGACTTAGATTCAACTTCGGGTCCTGCCACTAACAAGATTGCAACCCAGAAAGCCTGGTAGTTGtgagaaaatgatgaaataattgAGACAAAATAAATCTAGAGAAAGTATAAGTCTTGCAGTACTGTTGATATTGACAGTACATAAtccttgaagcactgatgaagcaACTGATGTATTTGTGTCTCAATCAAATTGTGTAATAGTCATTAGTGGTGTTCACACAGTATTTCTGGCTCTCGAGATTTTATGCACATGTTTGGATGGTGCTTCCTGGCTTCCTTGTGATTGGGTGGGGTCATGAGATTAGTTGTGAACAATAAGTTGTGGGCACAAGTGGTGTGGGGCACTCTGAACCAGAATATTTGTTGTCAGTATAAAATCTTCAAGAGTCTTCCTCAGCTTCTGACAAAGTTATGAGTAACGTTTCGATTGGTGGCTGCTCTATCAGCTTGGGACTCTGAATGTCTAAAATGAGCAGCACCCTTACACCATTACACACGTATACCTTTTTCTGTTATGAACATACAATGAGAAGTAAAACTTTGGTTTTAAGATCCTAAGATTTTGAGGTTGTTTGTTTCCGCAGCATTATCTAGCTCATCTTAGCTGATACATTGCTCTTTCCAGGATATAAAGGGCAGGTCAGTGAGTGGACTGGCTGTCTGGAGAAAGGAAGAATTAAGGGTCAGGGAAAAGGAGACAGGTACTGAGAATGCACACTGTCATCACATTGTGGTGGGGAAGTGGCAGGAAGGGCAAGTCTGCTTTGTAGATGCTTTCATCTTGCCagccttgttcttcctgttaacAAATTGTTCAGAAGACTCTAGCCTCACTGGGCTTTTCAAATTCCTTAAATattccaacatttattacctcTACCTGCTTAGGTGTTTACCACTATTTGAAATGTTCGGCCCCATTTCTTCATTCCTTGTACCTTTATCTCTCAAAATTTAGTCTATCCTTCAGAATGATGTTCTTAGGTATCTTGCTCCAAGGAGTTTTTCCTAGTTCTCTAAAACCAAGCAATTTATTCTTCTGTAGtactagccattgttgttgtggttgtcaggtgccatcgagtcagttccgactcatagtgaccctatgcacaacagaacgaaacactgcctggtcctgcgccatccttacaatcgttgttatgcttgagctcattgtggcagccactgtgtcaatccaccttgttgagggtcttcctcttttccactgatgctgtactctgccaaagatgatgtccttctccagggactgatccctcctgacaacatgtccaaagtatgtaagacacagtctcaccctccttgcctctaaggagcattctggctgcacttcttccaagacagatttgtttgttcttttggcagtccatggtatagtcaatattcttcaccaacaccacaattcaaaagcgtcaactcttcttcagtcttttttattcattgttcagctttcaaatgcatatgatgtgattgaaaataccatggcttgggttaggcgcaccttagtcttcagggtgacatctttgctcttcgacactttgaataggtcctttgcagcagatttacccaatgcaatgtgtcttttgatttcctgactgctgcttccatggctgttgattgtggatccaagtaaaatgaaatccttgacaacttcaatctcttctccgtttatcatgatgttgcttattggtccagttgtggatttttgttttctttatgttgaggtgtaatccatactgcaggctgtggtctttgatcttcattagtaagtgcttcaggtcctcttgactttcagcaagcacagttgtgtcatctgcataatgcaggttgttaatgagtcttcctccaatcctgatgccccattcttcttcatatagtccagcttctcggattatttgttcagcatacagattaaataggtatggtgaaagaatacaaccctgacacacacctttcctgactttaaaccaattagtatccccttgttctgtctggacaactgcctcttgatctatgtaaaggttcctcatgagcacaattaagtgttctggaattcccattcttcacagtgttatccatagtttcttatgatccacacagtcaaatgcctttgcatagtcacaggtaaacatccttctggtattctctgctttcagtcaggatccatctgacatcagcaatgataaccctggttccatgttctcttctgaaactggcctgaatttctggcggttccctgtcgatatactgctgcagccgtttttgaatgatcttcagcaaaattttgcttgcgtgtgatattaatgatattgttctataatttccacatttggttggatcacctttcttgggaataggcataaatatggatcttttccagtcagctggccaggaagctgtctttcacatttcttggcatagacgagtgagcacctccagcactgcatctgtttgttgaaacatctcagttgatattccattaattcctggagccttgtttttttgccaatgccttcagagcagcttggacttcttccttcagtaccgtcggttcttgatcatataccacctcttgaaatggttgaatatcgactaattctttttagtataatgactctgtattccttccatcttcttttgatgctttctgcattgtttaatattttccccatggaatccttcactattacaacttgaggcttctCTAAAACCAAGCAATTTATTCTTCTTTAGTACTAGCCATAGTCAGTTTTATAGAAGAGTTACTTGAGGGATAGCCTTATTTTACCAGATGGTATCAATCAATTGTTTTGCTGAAATCTGGATTCCTAGCAGTACCAAGTCTGGGACTAAACATATATTTTATCAAGGTCATGGATAGAAACTAAGTGTTCTGTCTCCCAAGCCAATACTCTTACTGCTATCCAACGCCACTTGTCATAACATTTTTGGATGCCATGTGGAAAATGGCTAAGGGGGAAGGATAACCTGACAATCTCTTATGTCATCTCCGAATTTTGACttttcatcattttatttttctatgagTGAATTCTGTCCCTTAACTTCCCCATACCTCTCTTCATATCCTTGTTTCTCAGACTGTAGATGAAAGGGTTCAACATGGGTGTCACCACGGTGTACATAACCGTGACTACTCGGTCCTTTACTGCTGAGTACATGGACAGGGGCCTAAAATAAACATAGATGACACTCCCATAAAACAGGGCTACTACAGTGAGGTGAGAGCCACAGGTAGAGAAGGCCTTCCACTTCCCGGCTGTGGAGGGGATTCTGAGCACAGTGATGATAATCTGCATGTAGGAGAGGAGGATGCACAGGAAAGGGGTCGCAACAACAGCCAGGGTCTCAGTCATGACCACAATCTGGCTGGAGGAGGTGTCAGTGCATGACAGCTTTAGCACAGGCTGGATATCACAAAAAAAGTGCTGAATGACGTGGGAGGCACAGAAAGATAAGTGGGACAGAAAGAGTACCCAGAACAAGGAGTGCAGGTGGGATATGGTGCAAGAACCCAGTAACATGAGAACACAACGCTGTGGGTTCATGACCACATCATAATGGAAGGGGTTGCTGATGGCCACCAGTCGGTCTATGGCCATTGATGCCAGCAGATAGCTGTCAGTATTCCCAAAGGCCATGAAGAAGTACATCTGGACCAGGCAGCCCACATAGGAGATAGTCTTTGTCTCTGATTGTAAGTTCACCAGCATCTTGGGCACAATGACCATTGTGAAGCAGATATCCATGAAGGACAGGttgctgaggaaaaagtacataggTGTTTGGAGCCTGGAGTCAGAATGTATGGCTAGAATGATGAGCACATTCCCCACCGTGGTGACCAGGTACATGGTGAGGAAGATGGCAAAGAGAGGCTTCTCCAGCTGAGGGTTGGAGGAGAGGCCCAGAAAGATGAAACCTGAAGTGCTGCTGCTGTAGTTCTTTATCTCCATGTCTCTGGGCTTCCAGGATGGTGTTTAGAGGAGCAGTGGGAGGGACACAAAAGACAATGTGATCAATTCAGCTTTTATCCTAACTTCCAATCTATAAAAAAACCTCACTTCTATTTGTTAGGAATTTTAAGAATGCTTACTTCAAGAAACTACAGAGAATCAAATAGGGAATCTAATTCaacaaagaagagttaacaatgCAAATTACTTCGGAAATTAGAAACTAAACGTTTCTCCGTGTATTCCTAGGGACTCTATGTGCCCTAATTTGTCTCAGTTCTTCTCCATTCTCTTTCTAAAGATTGTTTTTAGGTTGCGTCTTGTTCAACTCCTTAGCCTCTTTTTTTGTCCCATGGGAACAGGCTTCTTGGTCCTACTTTGAATCAGGATGTTTTCATTCCCTATGTCCCTATGAATCCTCTCCAGTTCATAGTTGGGGAGGGGTGTAGAGGAGGGATGGGACAAAATGAGCATCAGAACTAATGAATATTCCTTGATACCTGGGACAGATTACACAATAAACAAGGTAAGct
This DNA window, taken from Loxodonta africana isolate mLoxAfr1 chromosome 9, mLoxAfr1.hap2, whole genome shotgun sequence, encodes the following:
- the LOC100662092 gene encoding olfactory receptor 1L4-like, with amino-acid sequence MEIKNYSSSTSGFIFLGLSSNPQLEKPLFAIFLTMYLVTTVGNVLIILAIHSDSRLQTPMYFFLSNLSFMDICFTMVIVPKMLVNLQSETKTISYVGCLVQMYFFMAFGNTDSYLLASMAIDRLVAISNPFHYDVVMNPQRCVLMLLGSCTISHLHSLFWVLFLSHLSFCASHVIQHFFCDIQPVLKLSCTDTSSSQIVVMTETLAVVATPFLCILLSYMQIIITVLRIPSTAGKWKAFSTCGSHLTVVALFYGSVIYVYFRPLSMYSAVKDRVVTVMYTVVTPMLNPFIYSLRNKDMKRGMGKLRDRIHS